In the genome of Eriocheir sinensis breed Jianghai 21 chromosome 56, ASM2467909v1, whole genome shotgun sequence, one region contains:
- the LOC126984209 gene encoding mucin-3A-like isoform X1: MKSPSPLLSLPPPPCIFITTTTIITTTFITTPHSSPPLLSSPSQLSSLHNIHHHHFFHHHHNFHHYPTFITITSSITITTFITTPHSSPPLLPSPSQLSSLPHIHHHHFFHHYTTFITTTSSITTTTFITTPHSSPSLLPSPSQLSSLHNIHHHHFFHHHHNFHHYPTFITITSSITITTFITTPHSSPPLLPSPSQLSSLPHIHHHHFFHHHHNFHHYPTFITTTSFITITTFITTPHSSPPLLSSPPQLSSLPHIHHHHFFHHHHNFHHYPTFITTTSFITTTTFITTPHSSPPQLSSQPHIHHHHFFHHTTFITTPHSSPPLLSSPPQLSSLHNIHHHHFFHHHHNFHHYTTFITTTSFITITTFITTPHSSPPLLSSPQLSSLPHIHHHHFFHHHHNFHHYPTFITTTSFITTTTFITTPHSSQPHIHHHHNFHHYPTFITTTSSLTTTTFITTPHSSPPLLPSPPQLSSLPHIHHNSTFITTTSFITITTFITTPHSSPPLLSSPSQLSSLPHIHHHHFFHHYPTFITITSFITTPHSSPPLLSSLPHIHHHHFFHHHHNFHHYTTFITTTSSITITTFITTQHSSPPRLHHHHHHLFPHHHHQHHLHHHYRP, translated from the coding sequence ATGAAGTCACCATCCCCTCtactttcactaccaccaccaccatgcattttcatcaccactaccactatcatcaccacaactttcatcactaccccacattcatcaccaccacttctttcatcaccatcacaactttcatcactacacaacattcatcaccaccacttcttccatcaccatcacaactttcatcactaccccacattcatcaccatcacttcttccatcaccatcacaactttcatcactaccccacattcatcaccaccacttcttccatcaccatcacaactttcatcactaccccacattcatcaccatcacttcttccatcactacacaacattcatcaccaccacttcttccatcaccaccacaactttcatcactaccccacattcatcaccatcacttcttccatcaccatcacaactttcatcactacacaacattcatcaccaccacttcttccatcaccaccacaactttcatcactaccccacattcatcaccatcacttcttccatcaccatcacaactttcatcactaccccacattcatcaccaccacttcttccatcaccatcacaactttcatcactaccccacattcatcaccatcacttcttccatcaccaccacaactttcatcactaccccacattcatcaccaccacttctttcatcaccatcacaactttcatcactaccccacattcatcaccaccacttctttcatcaccaccacaactttcatcactaccccacattcatcaccaccacttctttcatcaccatcacaactttcatcactaccccacattcatcaccaccacttctttcatcaccaccacaactttcatcactaccccacattcatcaccaccacaactttcatcacaaccccacattcatcaccaccacttctttcatcacacaactttcatcactaccccacattcatcaccaccacttctttcatcaccaccacaactttcatcactacacaacattcatcaccaccacttctttcatcaccaccacaactttcatcactacacaacattcatcaccaccacttctttcatcaccatcacaactttcatcactaccccacattcatcaccaccacttctttcatcaccacaactttcatcactaccccacattcatcaccaccacttctttcatcaccaccacaactttcatcactaccccacattcatcaccaccacttctttcatcaccaccacaactttcatcactaccccacattcatcacaaccccacattcatcaccaccacaactttcatcactaccccacattcatcaccaccacttcttccctcaccaccacaactttcatcactaccccacattcatcaccaccacttcttccctcaccaccacaactttcatcactaccccacattcatcacaactccacattcatcaccaccacttctttcatcaccatcacaactttcatcactaccccacattcatcaccaccacttctttcatcaccatcacaactttcatcactaccccacattcatcaccaccacttctttcatcactaccccacattcatcaccatcacttctttcatcactaccccacattcatcaccaccacttctttcatcactaccccacattcatcaccaccacttctttcatcaccatcacaactttcatcactacacaacattcatcaccaccacttcttccatcaccatcacaactttcatcactacacaacattcatcaccacctcgccttcatcatcaccaccaccacctctttcctcaccaccaccatcagcaccaccttcatcaccactaccgacCTTGA
- the LOC126984212 gene encoding U8 snoRNA-decapping enzyme-like isoform X2 gives MQYSEAMKFENYRHAAHVCLWAPQEGSSRFGQLRAAVMMQLRFDGTFGFPGGLMNKGEDVVTGLNREVSEEIGWDSTAHPITLKDYFSTQVIDGRNLVLHFFIKQLTLEQFSAVEKGCPLSKDYGDEVMGSVRVPLYTMANMYNGLPAFINNKFVGSAKQQLLLALHHVKLFTEEEINEVILKSQNLKLSSKQF, from the exons ATGCAATATTCTGAAGCAATGAAGTTTGAAAACTACAGACATGCTGCACATGTGTGTCTGTGGGCACCGCAGGAAGGTAGTTCAAGATTTGGACAACTGCGGGCAGCTGTCATG ATGCAGTTAAGGTTTGATGGAACATTTGGGTTTCCTGGTGGCTTGATGAACAAAGGAGAGGATGTAGTAACAGGTCTCAACCGAGAGGTGAGTGAAGAGATTGGATGGGACTCGACTGCCCACCCCATCACCTTGAAGGACTACTTCAGTACTCAG GTAATTGATGGGCGAAACCTAGTGCTGCACTTCTTCATCAAGCAACTGACACTTGAACAGTTCTCAGCTGTAGAGAAAGGCTGTCCTCTGAGTAAAGACTATGGTGATGAG GTGATGGGCAGTGTACGGGTGCCTCTCTATACTATGGCCAACATGTATAATGGGCTGCCAGCTTTCATAAATAACAAGTTTGTTGGTTCAGCCAAGCAACAGCTACTACTTGCACTCCACCATGTTAAGTTATTCACTGAGGAAGAAATCAATGAAGTGATTCTTAAAAGCCAGAATCTAAAACTGAGTTCCAAACAGTTTTAA
- the LOC126984210 gene encoding ribonucleoside-diphosphate reductase subunit M2 B-like isoform X1 — MANILSERINNILIEDKENQVLRKKSNNVENEPSPKKEVCSKKKYTVDPESEPLLKENPRRFVIFPIQYHDIFDMYKKALASFWITEEVDLTKDMTDWEKLKDDERHFISHVLAFFAASDGIVNENIVERFCQEVQVPEARCFYGFQIAMENIHSEMYSLLIKSYIRDTEEQNKLFNAIETMPCVKKKADWALRWISHSTASYAERIIAFASVEGIFFSGSFAAIFWLKKRGLMPGLTFSNELISRDEGLHTDFACLMFKHLVHKPGQDRIFEIVSDAVKIEQEFLTDALPVNLIGMNCVLMRQYIEFVADRLLLELGCEKLYKSENPFDFMENISLEGKTNFFEKKVGEYQKCGAMATQEQRMFTLDADF; from the exons GAGGATCAACAACATTCTCATTGAGGACAAGGAGAACCAG GTTTTaaggaagaagagcaacaacGTCGAGAATGAGCCCTCACCGAAGAAGGAAGTGTGCAGCAAGAAAAAG TACACAGTTGACCCCGAGTCAGAACCGCTGCTGAAGGAGAACCCGCGACGCTTTGTCATCTTCCCCATCCAGTACCATGACATCTTTGACATGTACAAGAAGGCCCTGGCGTCATTCTGGATCACTGAGGAAGTGGACTTGACCAAG GACATGACTGACTGGGAGAAGCTGAAGGACGATGAGAGGCACTTCATCTCCCACGTGTTGGCGTTCTTCGCTGCGTCTGACGGGATAGTCAACGAAAACATTGTGGAGCGTTTCTGCCAGGAGGTACAGGTGCCAGAGGCCAGGTGTTTTTATGGTTTCCAAATAGCAATGGAAAACATCCACAGTGAAATGTACAGTTTACTCATCAAGTCATATATTAGGGACACTGAGGAGCAGAATAAGCTATTCAATGCTATTGAAACCATGCCTTGTGTCAAGAAGAAGGCTGACTGGGCCCTGAGGTGGATTTCCCACAGCACAGCCTCATATGCTGAGAGAATCATTGCCTTTGCATCAGTTGAGGGTATTTTCTTCAGTGGTTCATTTGCAGCTATTTTCTGGCTGAAGAAGCGAGGCTTGATGCCCGGCTTGACCTTCAGCAATGAACTTATTTCCAGAGATGAAGGTTTGCATACAGACTTTGCATGCTTGATGTTCAAGCACTTGGTACACAAGCCAGGCCAAGACAGAATATTTGAGATTGTCAGTGATGCTGTGAAGATTGAGCAGGAGTTCCTAACTGATGCTCTTCCTGTCAATCTTATAGGAATGAATTGTGTACTGATGAGGCAATACATTGAGTTTGTTGCTGACAGACTACTCTTGGAGCTGGGCTGTGAGAAGCTCTACAAATCAGAGAATCCATTTGACTTCATGGAAAACATCTCTCTTGAGGGGAAGACTAACTTCTTTGAGAAGAAGGTTGGGGAGTACCAGAAGTGCGGTGCCATGGCAACGCAAGAACAGCGCATGTTCACCCTGGATGCCGACTTTTAA
- the LOC126984212 gene encoding U8 snoRNA-decapping enzyme-like isoform X1 yields MSVEPDLSDLPLPKIPACLQLRSVTKGLMQYSEAMKFENYRHAAHVCLWAPQEGSSRFGQLRAAVMMQLRFDGTFGFPGGLMNKGEDVVTGLNREVSEEIGWDSTAHPITLKDYFSTQVIDGRNLVLHFFIKQLTLEQFSAVEKGCPLSKDYGDEVMGSVRVPLYTMANMYNGLPAFINNKFVGSAKQQLLLALHHVKLFTEEEINEVILKSQNLKLSSKQF; encoded by the exons ATGTCTGTAGAACCAGACCTAAGTGACCTGCCCTTACCAAAG ATCCCAGCTTGTCTGCAGCTTCGCTCAGTCACAAAAGGACTAATGCAATATTCTGAAGCAATGAAGTTTGAAAACTACAGACATGCTGCACATGTGTGTCTGTGGGCACCGCAGGAAGGTAGTTCAAGATTTGGACAACTGCGGGCAGCTGTCATG ATGCAGTTAAGGTTTGATGGAACATTTGGGTTTCCTGGTGGCTTGATGAACAAAGGAGAGGATGTAGTAACAGGTCTCAACCGAGAGGTGAGTGAAGAGATTGGATGGGACTCGACTGCCCACCCCATCACCTTGAAGGACTACTTCAGTACTCAG GTAATTGATGGGCGAAACCTAGTGCTGCACTTCTTCATCAAGCAACTGACACTTGAACAGTTCTCAGCTGTAGAGAAAGGCTGTCCTCTGAGTAAAGACTATGGTGATGAG GTGATGGGCAGTGTACGGGTGCCTCTCTATACTATGGCCAACATGTATAATGGGCTGCCAGCTTTCATAAATAACAAGTTTGTTGGTTCAGCCAAGCAACAGCTACTACTTGCACTCCACCATGTTAAGTTATTCACTGAGGAAGAAATCAATGAAGTGATTCTTAAAAGCCAGAATCTAAAACTGAGTTCCAAACAGTTTTAA
- the LOC126984209 gene encoding mucin-6-like isoform X2, whose translation MKSPSPLLSLPPPPCIFITTTTIITTTFITTPHSSPPLLSSPSQLSSLHNIHHHHFFHHHHNFHHYPTFITITSSITITTFITTPHSSPPLLPSPSQLSSLPHIHHHHFFHHYTTFITTTSSITTTTFITTPHSSPSLLPSPSQLSSLHNIHHHHFFHHHHNFHHYPTFITITSSITITTFITTPHSSPPLLPSPSQLSSLPHIHHHHFFHHHHNFHHYPTFITTTSFITITTFITTPHSSPPLLSSPPQLSSLPHIHHHHFFHHHHNFHHYPTFITTTSFITTTTFITTPHSSPPQLSSQPHIHHHHFFHHTTFITTPHSSPPLLSSPPQLSSLHNIHHHHFFHHHHNFHHYTTFITTTSFITITTFITTPHSSPPLLSSPQLSSLPHIHHHHFFHHHHNFHHYPTFITTTSFITTTTFITTPHSSQPHIHHHHNFHHYPTFITTTSSLTTTTFITTPHSSPPLLPSPPQLSSLPHIHHNSTFITTTSFITITTFITTPHSSPPLLSSPSQLSSLPHIHHHHFFHHYPTFITITSFITTPHSSPPLLSSLPHIHHHHFFHHHHNFHHYTTFITTTSSITTSPSSSPPPPLSSPPPSAPPSSPLPTLKPAG comes from the exons ATGAAGTCACCATCCCCTCtactttcactaccaccaccaccatgcattttcatcaccactaccactatcatcaccacaactttcatcactaccccacattcatcaccaccacttctttcatcaccatcacaactttcatcactacacaacattcatcaccaccacttcttccatcaccatcacaactttcatcactaccccacattcatcaccatcacttcttccatcaccatcacaactttcatcactaccccacattcatcaccaccacttcttccatcaccatcacaactttcatcactaccccacattcatcaccatcacttcttccatcactacacaacattcatcaccaccacttcttccatcaccaccacaactttcatcactaccccacattcatcaccatcacttcttccatcaccatcacaactttcatcactacacaacattcatcaccaccacttcttccatcaccaccacaactttcatcactaccccacattcatcaccatcacttcttccatcaccatcacaactttcatcactaccccacattcatcaccaccacttcttccatcaccatcacaactttcatcactaccccacattcatcaccatcacttcttccatcaccaccacaactttcatcactaccccacattcatcaccaccacttctttcatcaccatcacaactttcatcactaccccacattcatcaccaccacttctttcatcaccaccacaactttcatcactaccccacattcatcaccaccacttctttcatcaccatcacaactttcatcactaccccacattcatcaccaccacttctttcatcaccaccacaactttcatcactaccccacattcatcaccaccacaactttcatcacaaccccacattcatcaccaccacttctttcatcacacaactttcatcactaccccacattcatcaccaccacttctttcatcaccaccacaactttcatcactacacaacattcatcaccaccacttctttcatcaccaccacaactttcatcactacacaacattcatcaccaccacttctttcatcaccatcacaactttcatcactaccccacattcatcaccaccacttctttcatcaccacaactttcatcactaccccacattcatcaccaccacttctttcatcaccaccacaactttcatcactaccccacattcatcaccaccacttctttcatcaccaccacaactttcatcactaccccacattcatcacaaccccacattcatcaccaccacaactttcatcactaccccacattcatcaccaccacttcttccctcaccaccacaactttcatcactaccccacattcatcaccaccacttcttccctcaccaccacaactttcatcactaccccacattcatcacaactccacattcatcaccaccacttctttcatcaccatcacaactttcatcactaccccacattcatcaccaccacttctttcatcaccatcacaactttcatcactaccccacattcatcaccaccacttctttcatcactaccccacattcatcaccatcacttctttcatcactaccccacattcatcaccaccacttctttcatcactaccccacattcatcaccaccacttctttcatcaccatcacaactttcatcactacacaacattcatcaccaccacttcttccatcacca cctcgccttcatcatcaccaccaccacctctttcctcaccaccaccatcagcaccaccttcatcaccactaccgacCTTGAAACCAGCTGGCTAG
- the LOC126984210 gene encoding ribonucleoside-diphosphate reductase subunit M2-like isoform X2 produces MYKKALASFWITEEVDLTKDMTDWEKLKDDERHFISHVLAFFAASDGIVNENIVERFCQEVQVPEARCFYGFQIAMENIHSEMYSLLIKSYIRDTEEQNKLFNAIETMPCVKKKADWALRWISHSTASYAERIIAFASVEGIFFSGSFAAIFWLKKRGLMPGLTFSNELISRDEGLHTDFACLMFKHLVHKPGQDRIFEIVSDAVKIEQEFLTDALPVNLIGMNCVLMRQYIEFVADRLLLELGCEKLYKSENPFDFMENISLEGKTNFFEKKVGEYQKCGAMATQEQRMFTLDADF; encoded by the exons ATGTACAAGAAGGCCCTGGCGTCATTCTGGATCACTGAGGAAGTGGACTTGACCAAG GACATGACTGACTGGGAGAAGCTGAAGGACGATGAGAGGCACTTCATCTCCCACGTGTTGGCGTTCTTCGCTGCGTCTGACGGGATAGTCAACGAAAACATTGTGGAGCGTTTCTGCCAGGAGGTACAGGTGCCAGAGGCCAGGTGTTTTTATGGTTTCCAAATAGCAATGGAAAACATCCACAGTGAAATGTACAGTTTACTCATCAAGTCATATATTAGGGACACTGAGGAGCAGAATAAGCTATTCAATGCTATTGAAACCATGCCTTGTGTCAAGAAGAAGGCTGACTGGGCCCTGAGGTGGATTTCCCACAGCACAGCCTCATATGCTGAGAGAATCATTGCCTTTGCATCAGTTGAGGGTATTTTCTTCAGTGGTTCATTTGCAGCTATTTTCTGGCTGAAGAAGCGAGGCTTGATGCCCGGCTTGACCTTCAGCAATGAACTTATTTCCAGAGATGAAGGTTTGCATACAGACTTTGCATGCTTGATGTTCAAGCACTTGGTACACAAGCCAGGCCAAGACAGAATATTTGAGATTGTCAGTGATGCTGTGAAGATTGAGCAGGAGTTCCTAACTGATGCTCTTCCTGTCAATCTTATAGGAATGAATTGTGTACTGATGAGGCAATACATTGAGTTTGTTGCTGACAGACTACTCTTGGAGCTGGGCTGTGAGAAGCTCTACAAATCAGAGAATCCATTTGACTTCATGGAAAACATCTCTCTTGAGGGGAAGACTAACTTCTTTGAGAAGAAGGTTGGGGAGTACCAGAAGTGCGGTGCCATGGCAACGCAAGAACAGCGCATGTTCACCCTGGATGCCGACTTTTAA